A window of the Lactuca sativa cultivar Salinas chromosome 7, Lsat_Salinas_v11, whole genome shotgun sequence genome harbors these coding sequences:
- the LOC111913985 gene encoding suppressor protein SRP40, whose translation MLHLDTKNPSNSHTTASSISLLAFKPRQVLLAQHSSRSTMAASALKEENSSNITSLTPELKGALHQSILDYFHRNGFSKTLKRFQSEAPIQTDTQKASLLHLEDIFCNYNTCNADSNKNNSNTPVLGNDEAIKKDNFCITNEEITTKKKKKKGVIESENGAIKDQQEVTDKKIFEFGKNCGQDIIVNERETKPKKKKKIKHDSNSSIQAEEATSIVVKTPVNDTINGLKIEDSTKKVADKEKKKKNKKLSNDSGDTEKEGIEPYETKKEEKSSKKRKRSDSDENEIVTEESKCQKTETLKEKKSKKEENNGQETSNKQTNGQLEMNGEKSGAHKSTKKQQNVTTEPKTVNAFQRVKIDQVEFAHEKLQDNSYWAKDGAEIGYGAKAQEVLGQVRGRDFRHEKTKKKRGSYRGGLIDLQSHSIKFNYSDEE comes from the exons ATGCTCCATTTGGACACCAAAAATCCTAGCAATTCTCACACTACTGCGTCCTCTATATCCCTACTTGCATTTAAGCCTCGCCAAGTTCTCCTTGCTCAGCATAGTTCAAGAAGCACGATGGCTGCTTCTGCTTTGAAGGAGGAAAATAGCAGCAACATCACATCTTTAACCCCCGAATTGAAAGGAGCTCTTCACCAATCTATACTTGATTACTTCCATCGTAACGGATTCTCCAAAACCCTCAAACGATTTCAGTCAGAAGCTCCAATTCAG ACTGATACACAAAAGGCTTCTCTGCTACATTTGGAGGACATATTCTGCAACTACAACACTTG CAATGCTGATAGTAATAAGAACAACAGCAATACACCAG TGTTAGGAAATGATGAGGCTATAAAAAAAGATAACTTTTGCATCACCAATGAGGAAATAACAaccaaaaagaagaagaaaaagggtGTCATTGAAAGTGAAAACGGTGCTATTAAAGATCAACAAGAAGTCACTGATAAAAAGATATTCGAATTTGGTAAGAATTGTGGTCAAGATATCATAGTCAATGAACGAGAAACAAAaccgaaaaagaaaaagaaaatcaaaCATGATTCGAATTCTTCTATTCAAGCTGAAGAAGCGACATCTATTGTAGTAAAAACACCCGTAAATGATACAATAAATGGATTAAAAATAGAGGATTCAACTAAGAAAGTTGCAGAcaaagagaagaaaaagaagaataagAAGTTGAGCAATGATTCTGGAGACACTGAAAAGGAAGGTATTGAGCCATATGAGACTaaaaaagaagaaaagagttCCAAGAAAAGAAAAAGATCCGATTCTGATGAAAATGAGATAGTTACTGAAGAATCCAAGTGCCAAAAGACTGaaactttaaaagaaaaaaagagtAAAAAGGAAGAAAACAATGGACAAGAAACATCTAATAAACAGACAAATGGGCAACTTGAGATGAATGGTGAAAAGTCGGGTGCCCATAAATCaacaaaaaaacaacaaaatgttACAACTGAG CCAAAAACAGTAAATGCATTTCAAAGGGTGAAAATCGATCAAGTGGAATTCGCACACGAGAAattgcaagataattcatattGGGCTAAG GATGGTGCAGAGATTGGTTATGGTGCTAAAGCACAAGAAGTTCTAGGTCAAGTGAGAGGGAG GGATTTTCGACATGAGAAGACAAAGAAGAAACGTGGAAGTTATAGAGGAGGCCTAATAGACTTACAATCTCACTCCATAAAGTTCAATTATTCCGATGAGGAGTGA